A single genomic interval of Camelina sativa cultivar DH55 chromosome 11, Cs, whole genome shotgun sequence harbors:
- the LOC104721552 gene encoding uncharacterized protein LOC104721552 has protein sequence MAIIGDALRQAFMPKEEYESLREEDRAWIKLQRPTLVSIVAFLCFVIFTCTIVSLKIVFPSNVLKRPFCSDVKLQPLPMYGKARDSDLFPGAFYLTDQETVDYYWMVVFVPSTIIFLVSSVYLVAGIFVAYSAPHRHGFLKVVENNYCASRRGGVRCLSILNIVFAIIYGLLAVFLGSSLLTLGSSCSVPLFWCYEISSWGLVILYAGTAFFLRRRAALIIDEGEFGNRNDQGLEMLEANPLEFTPDVERRVNEGFKAWMGPSLLSSDEEDEPEFYNEVPNVTNTLLSRQRS, from the exons ATGGCGATCATTGGAGACGCGTTGCGTCAAGCGTTTATGCCAAAGGAAGAGTACGAGAGCCTTAGGGAAGAAGATAGAGCCTGGATTAAGCTTCAGAGGCCGACATTAGTGTCGATCGTGGCTTTCCTTTGCTTTGTCATCTTCACTTGCACCATCGTCAGCTTGAAAATTGTATTTCCTTCGAATGTTCTAAAGCGGCCATTTTGCAGCGATGTCAAGCTACAGCCTTTGCCTATGTATGGGAAAGCTCGTGACTCCGATCTGTTTCCCGGTGCTTTTTACTTGACGGATCAAGAAACTGTCGATTACTACTGGATGGTCGTTTTTGTTCCCTCCACCATTATCTTCCTTGTATCGTCTGTTTATCTTGTAGCAG GAATTTTTGTGGCTTATTCTGCTCCTCACCGTCATGGGTTTCTTAAAGTAGTTGAAAATAATTACTGTGCTTCAAGAAGAG GTGGGGTTCGTTGTCTGTCAATTCTGAACATTGTTTTTGCTATCATCTATGGTCTCCTTGCTGTATTCCTCGGCTCAAGCCTTCTGACACTAGGAAGCAGCTGTTCTGTGCCATTGTTTTGGTGCTACGAGATTTCTTCATGGGGTTTGGTAATCTTGTACGCTGGAACTGCTTTCTTCCTTAGAAGAAGAGCTGCTTTGATTATTGACGAAGGAGAGTTTGGGAACAGAAATGATCAGGGCTTGGAGATGCTCGAAGCTAATCCTTTGGAATTCACACCAGACGTTGAGAGACGGGTGAACGAGGGGTTCAAAGCATGGATGGGACCATCTTTATTAtcatctgatgaagaagacgaaccCGAGTTCTACAATGAAGTGCCCAATGTAACTAATACTCTATTAAGCAGGCAAAGATCTTAA